CTGTAAAATACAACTGAAGCACGTGCAGGAGCTGTATGAAGATGGATGTTTATGCAAGTGGTGACTGGCTACTCTACTTAAATGAAGAATCTGTCAATATCGGCAATTCTATTTCATCtgttaaaaatagattttatgcACCCACACCGGCCAGACAGTCGATGACTTATGTGTGGCTGATGGCTGGAAATGCATGGCCACGTGTTCCATGGCCAGAGGCCCTCCGTGCATTTGCCTAGTGTACCAGGTGGCCAGTCTGAGCCAAAGTGTAAACAGTATGAAATATTCAGTGAATGCTGAAAATGTCGCTAGtattaaagtataaaaatgattgcgTGTGTATGTCGGCCTCTTTTGAGTTTACCTCTAGATATATGACTTTATTTATACAGTCATTTTAGTTCCAAATCTAAAAGGTGGTCctgtcgccatagcaaccactgCTTTCAAGGGCATGACAATTAAACTAGTTTGATGGTGATAAGACTACTTTTTCTAACTCTGCTCCAAAATCAATATTAATGACCCCCATTGTTTCCAGGTAAAAAGTGGCTTTTGAAGTAATATTTAAGTACTATTATATACAAAATGGAGTTTTAGATCAAAAGTTAAACATTGGCTAAAAAACGTTAATGTAATTTATCAAATCCtgtgttttttaaatcatttttgttttaccaaTAATACAATGCTAAATATTGTGCTTCTAGACCACCCTACACATTTCTTCTTAGGACTGCATGAGGTAGACATGGGATGGGCGAGGGGTTATATTCTGTGTCCTTGATTCATTTCCAGTTAGCGCACGTGAGTTAATTGTACACATATTTAAGCTAACCAGTGGAAAATTAAGGCAGGCAGCCCTCAAGGTGCCCCGTTTATGCATATCAGcacattaaaaatgcaataacacgCATTATTTGTTACAAGAACAATTGTTGCCTCAAACTACTGGTTGTTTTGTACACTGTGAGCTAGTTCTGTTCTAGCTGGCGTTTTAAGTCACCTTGGTCTTCTGTGTGGTCTGTTTCgtgccattgaaatcaatgggaatgaTTACCGcgcatgtgcatgtgtgtggagGAGTCTTATTAGAGCAGTTAATAAACCACTTATCAGGAGACAAATAGCTTGGGATGGGGGAAAGGAGCAAGGTACAAATGCGTATGGATGGATTATATAGAATACCTCTATGTATCTGCACGGATGACATGCCTAAAATGTATAAGGACCTCTAAGCCATCACATCTATTAATGGCATCACATCTATTaaggttttaataaatgaatattgcTACAAATTATAATCAAGCAcatttatctatacatatacctatatataagatatacGGCACTAATACACCCATGTTATGCCAGGTTTGTCTAAAACATTTACCatacatttcaaaatatgtttcatatgCAAATGACATACACtaacagtttaaaataaaatatttaaaaaataataatttgccaGCTGTTTTTATCTGAAAAATAGGACCCTCTTTGGGCAGAGTGAATTTTCAGTTCCTTCTattatattccatttaaaaactGTTATATTCCATAATCTTTCTCAATATCTCCTTTCAGGCAACTACAGAATGATGAACAATGGTTTCACAATCCTTTGGTACTCAGCCCGCTCAAAGATCTTTTGATACCTTATCTTTGAATTTTGCTATCGTCTAGCATTTCACTGACTatgaataaaagtataaatatacagaTCTGTGTGGGGTATAAAGATATAGCAAACACAAATCTACTGTGGCTTTCCCACATCGGCCCATATTGACAGGCGCTCAATGTGTTATCCCCTGGACATTCTAACATCATTGGGAGCAGAGTGTCATGACCAAGAAGAGCTCaaataaattagtttttcatttaatgtaaggaagcaTTACTTCACAGAGCaaagtagataagtagaacagccttccagcagaagcagtagaggttaatacagagaGGGGATTTAAATATGTATGGGATATGCATAAGACTATCCTGAATGACAAGACCAAGCTTGTCAAGCAAGAAAAAATGGACGACTGAATAGTCTGCCATCTCATATTCTTTCTGTTCCTATATTAATAATTCAAAGATATTTGGGAAATGACTACTAAATTCACTATTTAGTTAGAATTTTAAGATATTGATAGGAGAGGAGAATAATTACGGTATATACGGTTTTCTACATTTATTGTGTCGTTAATGTTATAAGCCAGTAACTCTCTGCACAGTAGCCAAAGACTGTTAAATCTGAGGTCATAAGGTCGGTGTGGATTATGTCCCAAGTGCCCCTATGGCATTGACATGTTTGTGAGTTCAAGGGTTGCTTGTATAAGGGACTAAAGTGGGTTATGACAGGTATGTGTTTAATGTGTTAACAAGTAAAGTTTAACAAGTAAAACAAAGCACTTTACAGTGTAGCACTGGTTGTAGTTTTGAACAAGAACAACAAATACAACGCAAATGGTTGTACAATGTGTATTGAAATCTAGAACCATTAAATATCACAATAGTAACATAGtgctaaatgtaattattttggacTGGTTTAAGTAACAACAATTTTTAAtagcaaacattttaaatttacatttgtCTGATAATATTGTATGGTAAACTAGAgagatctgattttttttttttattgtttacctTTTATTCCACAAAAATATGTTGTATTTTCAAAATACGTGAATTGCtaattatttgttaaataaaaaaagaattatattgttcataattttaaaataacatttccatATTAAAATGGATATTGTATAATTGTATACAAAGTTGtcctcttttaaaaaaaaatgtgtatagtcAGGGcagcaaattacattttcacatattttttccCGATACAGTGAAGGCCATTTCAAAAGTCACAGACGgagttaatatactgtatattattgttGTAGCCTAAGCCACGGGGATATTGTGTAACACAGTCAAGGTCAGAATGTCACCGATTTTAAAGCAATTCACATATTGAAGAGGTAGCGCTAGCCTGTTAGTCCGGCCTGGGAATTATCACATATAAATCTCTGCGAAGAAATAGATAtggataaaaacacaaaagagtGATTGACAAATCACCAGCTGATCTCATAGCGACGCTGAATCGTAATGCTCTTTGCAGATAACATGCTTCTTATTCTGAACGGGGTAGAAACGGTCACCATTCTCGAGAAGCATCAAcaatacatttgtaaataacATAGTTAAAATGTTGAGAATATGTATAACATACACGTATGCATCATATATGTCCATACAATGCTTTTTTAGGTTCTGGTTACCTACCACGCTCTGAGATCCGTTAGCCAAGTATAATAAATCTCTCTGGTCCCGCTCTTGCTGATTGAGAGATGAAAGCAGAGTTTGCAGGCGTTCTATATATTGGATGGCACTCCTCAAAATCTCAACTTTCGGAAGCCTCTGGTTGGGGTTTAATAAAGTGCTTCTTTTTAAGGCTTCAAAAGCTTCATTGACTTTCTTTAACCGGCGTTTTTCCCGCAGTGTAGCTGCTCTTCTTCTGTCCATAGAAACCGTCTTCCGCTTGCACATCTTGCAGGCCCATGGCAAGCACTGGCCAGCGCAGTGGTCTGATTGACCTATACTAGGATGGGGTGACACCTTATCTTCAATACCAGATCCTGGCAAATTAACCCCGTCACCACAAATCCCAATTGCTCCTCGATCCTGAAACGCACTTTGCTCGTAGGTGGGGAGCCTTGAATTGAAATAATTTTCGTTGTCGTAAAATCTTTGGTCAGGAAAAAAATAGGGACTTGTTTCGAAAAGCTCCATGGCTTTGACAAGTTTAGAAGTGTTCCCCTTCGACAACTATACAGCAACTGCACTTCTCCCCTTCACACCAACTGTTTGATGCCATTTAAACCCTCTGCCCAGCATTAAATCACGCAgataaatatagaaaacattCACGAAATCTGATCCACTTTTTAGCTGTTGCCTGACATCAAAACTTTTTTACATCTGAATAGACAGGATTCTCCCCAGAGGATTCaactttagaaagaaaaaaaaaaaaagacaaaaatatgtgCCTTTAATTTTTCCTGCCtcttttgaaattatattttaatatactttattgatagataaaaaaaagacaaaaataaatccTCAATTaaattttttgcctttttttaaattgtattcttAAATACTTTATTGATAAATTCAaacaatagatagatagatatatagatagatatatagatagatagatagatagatagatagatagatagatagatagatagatagataaagcaTAGGtgggtagatatatatatatatatatatatatatatatatatatatatatatatatatatatataaaaatatggattATAGATTGAGCTACTTCTATCCTTTGGTTTATGtgcagtgcatatatatataaatataccatcagacatgtatacacagccaTATGATATACAAAGATTCAAATATTCTTGTTCTAGCTCATATTTTATAATACGATTTATTGGAATGAATTAACTAGAGGGAGCAGATTTATTGTACAAATTCCCTTACAGAAATAATAAGAACATTAAATTAAAGAGAATTATTTTCTGATACAAATCAAAATCTTCATGCATAGAACCTTGCCAAACACACTCTGTTCTTGTGGACATGCTTGGGAATAATAATGCCTTCTCCTCATAACACCAACACATGGGTATATGAATGAATCTGCGAGATGAATGTTAAATATCTGGCAAGCTACCATAATCGTAGGGAGGACAACATAGTAAAGCGTGGCTGCTAACATAGAATATACTGAATGAAATCGAATGcattcttaaaatgtatttttatgtgtgtatatggaacTGTATCAACATTTGCGGCAGGTGGCTGGATATGCACGGGCGCAAACTACacttttatgctcatgtagagTTTgcccgggcatatccagccactggccaCATGCTATAGTACCCAATCTGCCGCTAAAGTGTGTGGCCCCATGTGCCTGATGGGCAGTCTGGGCCTGTTTAATACATAGAAAGGCTGGAGTTTTTAAGTCTTCTGTCACTTCACATTTTTCTACAATAATCTGTCAATACTGTTTCCTTTCCTTGTTCTCCATGTTCTGATAACACGCATGGCTAGGTATAGAAATCGATGTGGCCACTGCCCTAGGTTGGACAGCATAAAATAGCCAGGCGGATTCTGCTTTGAAAATGACTTGTGTGTGTCATTGgagattatgtataaaaatagtgTCCCTGTTGGTACCTATGTATTAAATTAATGCCACAGAATATGCACAAACCACaaagatacatttttgcatCCTTTTATCCCACTATACgtctctgtctctttcactgTAATATGTTTATCTCTTTGAGAATTACAATTATgacctttttttgttataaaatgatTCAGATTACAACCCATAGTAAGGCCATTATCTCCATATCTCCCCCTATCATGTCATACACATTTCATTCCAGCCTATATAAACACTGTAAAACTTGGGAAATTGTTTGGGGAACATTTTTAAGCACATCCAGACTGGAGATGATAGAGCaaccttggcactttaaggccagcggccgtcCGATGAAATATAAGAGTATACAGCTATGTCGTGTCGTATGTGGAGATGCCCGTTGTGCCAGTCCAGTTATTCCCCTTTCATCCATAAAAACTTATGGATTCTTCCATCAGAATATAGCAGCACCCTTGTCTACAATAACTATTACTAGATGACCTTACTGTGTTAAATCTTTGAAGCAATCGACACATTACATTTGCCTTTGGCCCTGCTTTATTTTCTACAAAACAAGGGAAGGTCTCAGTTACCTATTAAGTATTTTTATGTCCACTTTAAAACTAGCAATTTCTGCTTCATCAGAACTCGGGAATGCTCAAACCCATAATGCATCTTACTTCCAATAGATCACGGTTTCTACATAGTCTGCCAGCGCTGTTGACTTTCTTCTGTGTATCATTTAAGTGGCTGATTGTTTACGCGATTGTCCACATTACCGTatatgaaatgtttttgttccCTACAGTAGCCATGGTTCCCCATTCCAGCCACTGTAGGATACTAGGAATTTTATAATTGGATCCTACTCTACCTAGACTAATGTGGCTGTACTTTTAATTCAAGCGCTctgatgggggaggggggggggtcagaaaaTACCTAAAATTATTTAATGGGCAAACACAAAGGGTTTTTCCACTAATTAAGATTTTAACACTCAAAATGGCTAGATCAAGCACAGTCTGTGAATATCTGCATAGGGGCAAAAGAACGACGGGAAAAGATTAACTCAGTGACTGGCCAGGGAGGATCCTTAAAAACAGGACTATATAGAAAAATCAGATACGATTCAGTGCAGACATATCTATTGTATCTTCTATTGCGCCACAAAAGTAGAATACATACTGTTCAGATATCTCAGCCAGGTGAGTGACACTAAGGTGTTCCACTCAAGTAACAGTGAAAACTTGTTTGAATTTaatgttgatattgtttttAACAGTTTAGTATCAATGCGTTCCGTTGTCAAAGAAGCTTGTGATGCCATTAAACGGACCAGCATTGTCAGGGTTAGATGTAGATTCAcaaaagctttcaagacctcagatGTATTTTCTCCAAGGCCTTAAAAGCATACAGTATGCGGCTATCTTCTCTGGAACCAAGATAAGAATATCCATTTATCTGTTAATGAAATAATACCAAAGCATAGAAAATGAGTGTTTCTTGATTCATTTAGCCTTCAGTTAGTAGCTCTTTGAAATGGAGAGAATCGTCTCAAAGCAGCCTACAAAGAAAAGCTAACACGGAGGCAAAACTTAGGTCATTTATGTGGGAGGTTATTATAATTGCCACTCATGATGTCAGAAGTAATAACTGTTTACATCAGGATTTCTCATGGTAAGTCGTCATCGGTCCCTTAATGTGCATGTTTCGAGGATCTCTTCAGATGAGAGCTGGTGGATTAATAAGTATCTGTCTCCCAGACCTGTCCTTAATTTTGTGTTCATGGAGGGGTTACTGGAAGCATGAAATGTTAGCA
This sequence is a window from Spea bombifrons isolate aSpeBom1 chromosome 2, aSpeBom1.2.pri, whole genome shotgun sequence. Protein-coding genes within it:
- the MYOG gene encoding myogenin gives rise to the protein MELFETSPYFFPDQRFYDNENYFNSRLPTYEQSAFQDRGAIGICGDGVNLPGSGIEDKVSPHPSIGQSDHCAGQCLPWACKMCKRKTVSMDRRRAATLREKRRLKKVNEAFEALKRSTLLNPNQRLPKVEILRSAIQYIERLQTLLSSLNQQERDQRDLLYLANGSQSVLSSECGSTASSCSPEWNESDFNSSQSDHLLSDDSSEQQDINSLSSIVESITSGEVSISYPEQHIQN